Proteins encoded by one window of Candidatus Sumerlaea chitinivorans:
- a CDS encoding RNA-binding protein Jag, giving the protein MNDELKIPDLTISANTYEEAVAEGMRQLGVPADAVEIEQLEEAHDDTLPGAEPLPGVTVRFRIKMDVLLDHAKRHLERILELMGIEAHVEALTKRRGLTLNIISKGDGSLIIGKNGQNLDALQYVLNRIVMKGGREIVPLIVDSENYRERHYTKLEELARRTAKRVVRTGREIALKPMPPSDRKIIHLALRGFRGVHTISRGEEGNRRVVITPEQGAPPPKGVIRGRRPMRRNDPRSRGSHEGRREFQQSSGQPARNGTADSESGGENPSPDSPSQPNS; this is encoded by the coding sequence ATGAACGACGAACTCAAGATTCCAGACCTAACGATTTCAGCAAACACTTACGAAGAAGCAGTTGCGGAAGGAATGCGTCAGTTGGGAGTCCCAGCCGATGCCGTGGAAATCGAGCAACTTGAGGAAGCCCACGACGACACCTTGCCGGGAGCAGAGCCTTTGCCGGGAGTCACGGTGCGTTTCCGCATCAAAATGGACGTTCTTCTCGACCACGCGAAGCGCCACTTAGAGCGGATCCTTGAACTCATGGGAATTGAGGCGCACGTGGAAGCGCTCACCAAGCGCCGCGGCCTTACCCTCAATATCATCTCCAAAGGCGATGGCTCACTCATTATCGGCAAAAATGGGCAGAACCTCGATGCCTTACAGTACGTCCTCAACCGCATTGTTATGAAAGGGGGGCGGGAAATTGTCCCCCTGATTGTGGACTCCGAAAACTACCGAGAAAGGCATTATACAAAGCTGGAGGAACTTGCCCGGCGGACGGCAAAGCGGGTGGTGCGGACGGGCCGTGAAATCGCGCTCAAACCCATGCCGCCCAGCGATCGCAAAATCATTCATCTGGCCCTACGGGGCTTCCGCGGTGTGCACACCATTAGCCGGGGTGAAGAGGGAAACCGGCGGGTCGTAATCACCCCCGAGCAAGGGGCTCCCCCACCCAAGGGGGTGATTCGTGGTCGGCGGCCGATGCGCCGCAATGACCCGCGCTCGCGAGGCTCCCACGAAGGGCGACGAGAGTTCCAGCAGTCCTCGGGCCAACCAGCGCGGAATGGAACCGCGGACTCTGAATCAGGGGGTGAGAACCCCTCGCCGGATTCTCCCTCACAGCCCAACTCGTGA
- a CDS encoding Glycine cleavage system transcriptional antiactivator GcvR, translating into MNKAVDKSASQAYVLVTSVGEDRPGLVEELAEWFLNHGGNIVESRMAQLGGDFAGLILVAGPPSLLSDLEATRDAFEARTGQCVYLKPTREAPAAVAPAMLRYVLKATSLDHPGIVYSISKTLCRKRANIVSLVTHTGHAPFSGAPIFHVEMVVDVPAEVNIPALRAELGELGLRENIDIELAAGGS; encoded by the coding sequence ATGAACAAAGCGGTAGATAAGAGCGCCTCACAAGCCTACGTTCTTGTCACGAGCGTCGGCGAGGACCGCCCGGGTTTGGTTGAGGAATTAGCAGAATGGTTTTTGAACCATGGGGGAAACATAGTGGAGAGCCGAATGGCACAGCTTGGCGGCGACTTTGCTGGCTTGATCCTTGTTGCCGGCCCTCCCAGCCTTCTGTCCGATTTGGAAGCGACGCGTGACGCCTTCGAAGCCCGTACCGGTCAATGTGTCTACCTAAAACCGACTCGGGAGGCTCCCGCAGCAGTAGCGCCCGCCATGCTGCGTTATGTGCTGAAGGCCACAAGTCTCGATCACCCGGGCATTGTTTATTCCATTTCGAAAACCCTCTGCCGGAAGCGCGCAAACATTGTCTCGCTTGTCACGCATACAGGCCACGCACCATTTAGCGGCGCGCCTATCTTTCATGTCGAGATGGTGGTGGATGTGCCGGCAGAGGTGAACATCCCGGCGTTGCGCGCAGAACTTGGTGAATTGGGGTTACGCGAAAATATCGATATTGAACTTGCCGCAGGCGGGAGCTAA